The following are from one region of the Carassius auratus strain Wakin unplaced genomic scaffold, ASM336829v1 scaf_tig00214501, whole genome shotgun sequence genome:
- the LOC113092177 gene encoding zinc finger protein 721-like, with the protein MTDPEPCGIKQEDTEQQIDPIEELIEEGENHHVKTEETSCRDNISFTWPQSGKSLSCERNLDIGIKCNLEGKLYACDQCEKTFTIKGNLKKHMVIHTGEKPYSCSQCGRSFRLKSTLKQHVNIHTGEKPYSCSQCGRSFRLKATLKQHVNIHTGEKPYSCSQCGRSFRLKSTLKKHMVIHTGEKPYSCGQCGKSFRLKTTLNEHTRIHSGEKPYTCEQCGKSFTQKAYLDAHLKTHSGEKPYTCNQCGKSFTQKGALNVHMKIHTGEKPHVCNQCGKGFRLKQPLIEHMRIHTGEKPYTCNQCGKSFRKLSGFKDHLLTHSRERLDDRDQSSKTLFRGDILKDHLKVHTKRKSYICYLCGKSFSWMVALKIHQKRHSGVKDHACSECGRTFFSYGALKVHKTVHTTETPYKCSHCDKSFKRSIYMKRHERIHTGEKPYACDQCGKSFRLKEMLNQHMNVHNGEKPHTCDHCGKNFTQKGNLNKHMRTHTGEKLHTCEQCGKGFLEKGNLKEHMNIHTGERPHTCDQCGRSFTHKGNLIKHMKSHTGEKPHTCDQCGRSFAEKATLNEHQRIHTGEKPYTCDQCGRRFTQRGTLYEHVKTHSGEKPFTCEQCGKSFKRKEGLNDHMKIHSGEKPYTCDQCDKSFTRRGTLYQHKKTHSGVKPYTCEQCGRSFKSSSCFKVHLCTHSRERLYNSRADFLKGHLQGHTKERPYICNSCGKSFIRKIALKIHQKRHSGVKDHACSECGKAFYTDGDLKQHKTVHTTETPYKCSHCDKSFKRSEYLKIHERIHTGEKPYACDQCGKSFRLKGTLIDHVKIHTGERPHTCDQCGKSFSQKGNLNKHMKIHTGEKPYSCDQCEKSFRISSAFKAHLRTHSRKRRCDCDHCGKQFFRTSALKKHLKIHTEEKPHACSLCGKSFSEFAALKYHQKRHSRAKDQVCFECGKTFFSYGALKVHQSVHNRETTYKCSHCDKSFKRSTHLQVHARIHIGEKPYHCHSCGMGFTQLSSLICHKLHVCMSEITVSSSSSDPVLPGVR; encoded by the coding sequence acCCGATTGAAGAACTAATTGAAGAAGGGGAGAACCATCATGTCAAAACTGAAGAAACGTCGTGCAGAGACAATATATCTTTCACTTGGCCTCAAAGCGGAAAGAGTCTCTCATGCGAGCGAAATCTTGATATTGGCATAAAATGTAATCTTGAAGGAAAGCTGTATGCGTGTGATCAGTGTGAAAAGACTTTCACAATAAAAGGAAACCTTAAAAAACACATGgttatccacactggagagaagccgtactCATGTAGTCAATGTGGAAGGAGCTTCAGATTAAAATCAACCCTCAAACAGCACGTGAatattcatactggagagaagccgtactCATGCAGTCAATGCGGAAGGAGTTTCAGATTAAAAGCAACCCTTAAACAGCACGTGAacattcatactggagagaagccgtactCATGTAGTCAATGTGGAAGGAGCTTCAGATTAAAATCAACCCTTAAAAAACACATGgttatccacactggagagaagccgtactCATGCGGTCAATGTGGGAAGAGCTTCAGATTAAAAACGACCCTTAATGAACACACGAGGATCCACTCTGGAGAGAAGCCCTACACATGTGagcagtgtggaaagagtttcacacaaaaaGCATACCTTGATGCACACCTAAAAACCCACTCTGGAGAGAAGCCCTACACGTgtaatcagtgtggaaagagtttcacacaaaaaGGAGCCCTTAATGTACACAtgaagatccacactggagagaagccgcaCGTATGCAATCAGTGTGGAAAGGGTTTCAGACTTAAGCAACCTCTTATTGaacacatgaggatccacactggagagaaaccatacacatgtaatcagtgtggaaagagtttcagaaaATTAAGTGGTTTTAAAGATCACCTGCTTACTCATTCTAGAGAAAGACTAGATGACCGTGACCAAAGCAGTAAAACACTTTTTAGGGGAGATATCCTGAAGGACCACCTTAAAGTTCATACAAAGCGGAAGTCTTACATATGTTAtttatgtggaaagagttttagttGGATGGTTGCATTAAAGATACACCAGAAAAGACACAGCGGTGTGAAGGATCACGCTTGCTCTGAGTGTGGGAGGACTTTTTTTTCATATGGTGCACTAAAAGTGCACAAGACCGTTCACACTACAGAAACGCCTTACAAGTGTTCGCACTGTGACAAGAGCTTCAAACGGTCAATATAtatgaaaagacatgagaggatccacactggagagaagccgtatgcatgtgatcaatgtgggaagagCTTCAGACTCAAAGAAATGCTTAATCAACACATGAATGTCCACAATGGAGAGAAACCGCACACGTGTGATCACTGCGGGAAGAATTTCACACAGAAAGGAAACCTTAACAAACACATGAGaacccacactggagagaagctcCACACGTGTGAACAGTGTGGGAAGGGTTTCTTAGAAAAAGGAAACCTTAAAgaacacatgaacatccacactggagagcggCCGCACACGTGTGATCAATGTGGCAGGAGTTTCACACACAAAGGAAACCTTATCAAACACATGAAAAGCCACACAGGGGAGAAGCCGCACacgtgtgatcagtgtgggaggaGCTTTGCAGAAAAGGCAACCCTTAATGAAcaccagaggatccacactggcGAAAAGCCGTACacgtgtgatcagtgtggaaggAGATTCACACAAAGAGGAACCCTTTACGAACACGTAAAAACCCACAGTGGAGAGAAGCCGTTTACCTGTGagcagtgtgggaagagtttcaaaCGGAAAGAAGGCCTTAATGATCACATGAAGATCCACagtggagagaagccttacacatgtgatcagtgtgacaAGAGTTTCACACGCAGAGGAACCCTTTATCAACACAAGAAAACCCACAGTGGAGTGAAGCCGTACACATGTGAGCAATGTGGGAGGAGTTTCAAGAGTTCAAGCTGTTTCAAAGTACACCTGTGTACTCATTCTAGAGAAAGACTATATAACTCCAGAGCAGATTTCTTGAAGGGCCACCTACAAGGACATACAAAGGAGAGGCCTTACATATGTAATtcatgtggaaagagttttattcGGAAGATTGCATTAAAAATACACCAGAAAAGACACAGCGGTGTGAAGGATCACGCTTGCTCTGAATGTGGGAAGGCTTTTTATACGGATGGTGACCTGAAACAACACAAGACCGTTCACACTACAGAAACGCCTTACAAGTGTTCGCACTGTGACAAGAGCTTCAAACGCTCAGAATATCTGAAAAtacacgagaggatccacactggagagaagccgtatgcatgtgatcaatgtgggaagagCTTCAGACTCAAAGGAACACTTATCGATCACGtgaaaatccacactggagagaggcCGCACacgtgtgatcagtgtgggaagagcttTTCACAAAAAGGAAACCTTAACaaacacatgaaaatccacactggagaaaagccgtaCTCGTGTGATCAGTGTGAGAAGAGTTTCAGAATATCAAGTGCTTTTAAAGCTCATCTGCGTACTCATTCTAGAAAAAGACGATGTGATTGTGACCATTGTGGTAAACAGTTTTTTAGGACAAGTGCCCTGAAGAAGCACCTGAAAATTCATACAGAGGAAAAGCCTCATGCGtgttctttgtgtggaaagagttttagtgAGTTTGCTGCTTTAAAATATCACCAGAAAAGACACAGCCGTGCAAAGGATCAAGTTTGCTTTGAGTGTGGGAAGACTTTTTTTTCATATGGTGCACTGAAAGTGCATCAGTCAGTTCATAATCGAGAAACaacttataagtgttcacactgtgacaagagctTCAAACGCTCAACACATCTACAAGTACATGCGAGGATCCACATTGGAGAGAAGCCTTATCACTGCCATTCATGTGGGATGGGATTCACTCAGTTATCTTCTCTAATCTGTCATAAATTACATGTCTGCATGTCGGAAATTACAGTAAGTAGTTCAAGTTCTGATCCTGTCCTTCCAGGTGTGAGGTAG